Proteins encoded in a region of the Sugiyamaella lignohabitans strain CBS 10342 chromosome B, complete sequence genome:
- the BEM1 gene encoding phosphatidylinositol-3-phosphate-binding protein BEM1, giving the protein MVPVTYFEVVSRQESIHTIPIGGDMSGASGAASTLTATTNTSATQVSSPESAASKQRISRQSNNSSSVSSNRSPLYGIVLYDFKAERPDELQANSGESIIVIAQSNQEWFVAKPIGRLGGPGLIPISYVQIREVGSDKPVEDVQAAIRAAGVPKVEEWKRMAAEYKASSIPLGKFDDDNAASAAVSRQLKAMSLQRERHRSTNTTGSSTDEYGGNAMVASNNNGNGGVSGTGPGSISGLSGSGANGINSGVSTPINGVPARNSSTPYHVVNASVDRYAFDGGRYWYLVVAELSNGKFRNLCRYYQDFYDFQIKLLDEFPDEAGRTGKQRTLPFMPGPLTYVNDSISSQRRANLDDYVRNLVMMPGYVSRSPIVQQLFALRTGDVETPYKTNIMPQPPSRESGHDTVYDSSQYDANGVNGGSSAGPASAAAGAGAGSAGLRNSSLRNSELSNSTHGHERSIVNSYAGSVSSQDQYSQDTDSQLPHLQSQHSQQHLQHQQQYSQSSQQQPQLQHQDHSQLQQQYQQSSMSHNPSQSQSSQSSMSAPLSPLEPVGPRSHSRMASESTVTGTHRSHQRQQSSAAGAGFINSNSAGGDDTIVLERDEHPDENDSSFGPSSSSVVTETPAEVTSIKVKVFYQDDLIAIKLPSNITFASLHERISQRLGLDNPTLMYKDADDELNEIADDDEFHTALGNKTKLVLYAR; this is encoded by the coding sequence ATGGTTCCTGTGACGTACTTTGAGGTCGTCTCGCGTCAGGAGAGTATTCATACGATCCCTATTGGCGGTGATATGAGCGGTGCCAGTGGTGCCGCTAGTACTTTGACCGCTACTACTAATACTAGCGCCACTCAGGTCTCGTCTCCAGAATCGGCTGCTTCAAAACAGCGCATTTCTCGTCAGAGTAATAACTCGTCGTCGGTTTCGTCTAATCGATCTCCTTTGTATGGCATTGTTTTGTACGATTTCAAGGCTGAACGACCCGACGAGTTACAGGCCAATAGTGGAGAATCTATTATCGTCATTGCTCAGTCGAATCAAGAATGGTTTGTAGCTAAGCCCATTGGTCGACTGGGTGGACCGGGCCTTATTCCTATTTCTTATGTCCAGATTCGTGAAGTGGGTTCTGATAAACCGGTTGAAGATGTCCAAGCAGCCATTCGTGCTGCTGGAGTACCTAAAGTCGAGGAATGGAAGAGAATGGCGGCTGAATATAAAGCCAGTAGTATTCCACTAGGAAAATTCGACGATGATAATGCTGCCAGTGCAGCAGTTTCTCGTCAATTGAAAGCAATGAGTTTACAACGAGAACGTCATAGATCTACTAATACTACTGGCTCATCCACTGATGAGTACGGTGGAAATGCCATGGTTGCTAGTAATAATAACGGCAATGGCGGTGTTTCTGGTACTGGACCAGGCAGTATTAGTGGATTATCTGGATCGGGTGCTAATGGTATTAATAGCGGAGTATCAACTCCTATTAATGGAGTACCAGCAAGAAATAGCTCGACTCCTTATCATGTTGTAAACGCATCGGTCGATAGATATGCGTTTGACGGAGGCAGGTACTGGTACCTTGTAGTTGCCGAATTGAGCAATGGTAAGTTTCGCAATCTATGCAGATACTACCAGGATTTCTACGATTTCCAGATCAAACTGCTTGATGAGTTTCCTGACGAGGCTGGTCGAACTGGTAAGCAACGAACTCTGCCGTTTATGCCTGGTCCTTTGACCTATGTCAATGACTCGATTTCCAGTCAACGACGGGCAAATCTCGACGACTATGTTCGCAATCTCGTCATGATGCCGGGTTATGTCTCGCGAAGTCCAATAGTTCAACAACTATTTGCTCTTCGTACTGGCGATGTCGAGACTCCTTATAAAACCAATATCATGCCTCAACCTCCTTCGAGAGAATCAGGTCATGATACTGTCTATGACTCTAGTCAGTACGATGCAAACGGTGTCAATGGCGGTTCATCAGCAGGacctgcttctgctgctgctggagctggcgCTGGTAGTGCTGGTCTGAGAAACTCGAGTCTGCGAAATTCAGAGCTGTCGAACTCGACTCACGGCCATGAACGATCCATTGTCAACTCATATGCCGGCTCTGTCTCGTCACAAGACCAGTATTCACAAGACACTGATTCACAACTTCCACATCTACAATCTCAACACTCTCAACAACACCtacaacaccaacaacaatacTCACAATCctcacaacaacaaccacagctCCAGCATCAAGACCATTCTCAGCTGCAACAACAGTACCAACAAAGCTCCATGTCCCATAACCCATCACAATCTCAGTCCTCGCAGTCGTCTATGTCGGCGCCATTATCTCCTCTTGAACCTGTAGGACCTCGATCACACTCACGAATGGCTTCCGAATCAACTGTAACTGGTACTCACAGATCCCACCAACGTCAGCaatcatctgctgctggagctgggTTTATCAATAGCAATTCAGCTGGAGGTGACGATACAATTGTGCTTGAACGAGACGAGCATCCCGATGAAAACGATTCATCTTTCGGACCCTCGTCATCGTCTGTAGTGACCGAAACACCTGCCGAGGTCACATCCATCAAAGTCAAGGTGTTCTACCAGGACGACCTTATCGCCATTAAACTGCCATCGAACATCACCTTCGCATCCCTCCACGAGCGCATCAGCCAGCGTCTCGGACTCGACAACCCCACCCTCATGTACAAAGACGCCGATGACGAGCTCAACGAAATCgccgacgacgacgagttCCACACTGCCTTAGgaaacaaaaccaaactcGTCCTCTACGCGCGATAA
- the MET22 gene encoding Met22p (Bisphosphate-3'-nucleotidase; involved in salt tolerance and methionine biogenesis; dephosphorylates 3'-phosphoadenosine-5'-phosphate and 3'-phosphoadenosine-5'-phosphosulfate, intermediates of the sulfate assimilation pathway; GO_component: GO:0005575 - cellular_component [Evidence ND]; GO_component: GO:0005737 - cytoplasm [Evidence IEA,IEA]; GO_component: GO:0005634 - nucleus [Evidence IEA,IEA]; GO_function: GO:0008441 - 3'(2'),5'-bisphosphate nucleotidase activity [Evidence IEA,IEA]; GO_function: GO:0008441 - 3'(2'),5'-bisphosphate nucleotidase activity [Evidence IDA] [PMID 7809627]; GO_function: GO:0016787 - hydrolase activity [Evidence IEA]; GO_function: GO:0046872 - metal ion binding [Evidence IEA]; GO_process: GO:0016311 - dephosphorylation [Evidence IEA,IEA]; GO_process: GO:0042538 - hyperosmotic salinity response [Evidence IMP] [PMID 8393782]; GO_process: GO:0009086 - methionine biosynthetic process [Evidence IMP] [PMID 8393782]; GO_process: GO:0046854 - phosphatidylinositol phosphorylation [Evidence IEA]; GO_process: GO:0006950 - response to stress [Evidence IEA]; GO_process: GO:0000103 - sulfate assimilation [Evidence IMP] [PMID 8910555]; GO_process: GO:0006790 - sulfur compound metabolic process [Evidence IEA]) codes for MGLFSVEKRIAQLAVQRASRLTAAVAARNSLSSITKSDDSPVTVADFGAQAIIISAIRHAFPKDEVVGEEDGAKLRADAGLRENVWKLVQDASNDSFASEIGQLKSADEMIDAIDHGNSEGGNSGRIWALDPIDGTKGFLRRGQYAVCLALMVDGKVQVGVIGCPNLPLQVGQSSAPAAGEVAGESGSEGNGALFTAVRGEGAFVSPLFSAATESNTKQIHFNAITSTANATFCESVESGHSAHDTQAAIASALGITKPPVRMDSQAKYCSIARGDGDIYLRLPVSSTYQEKIWDHAAGNVLVHEAGGRVTDMFGKELDFGVGRTLRDNKGVIAASAAIHSDVLKAVHQVVNSSN; via the coding sequence atgggTTTGTTTAGTGTGGAGAAGAGAATTGCACAACTGGCGGTGCAGAGAGCGTCGCGGTTGACGGCGGCGGTTGCGGCCAGGAACAGTTTGAGCTCGATTACGAAGTCGGATGACAGTCCCGTGACAGTGGCCGATTTCGGGGCCCAGgccattattattagtgCTATTCGACATGCGTTTCCTAAGGATGAGGTTGTCGGTGAAGAGGATGGTGCCAAATTGAGAGCCGATGCCGGGCTTCGTGAGAATGTCTGGAAATTGGTTCAGGATGCTAGTAATGATTCGTTTGCTAGCGAGATCGGACAATTGAAGTCGGCGGACGAGATGATTGATGCGATTGACCACGGCAATTCCGAGGGTGGAAATAGTGGCCGTATTTGGGCTTTAGATCCCATTGACGGGACAAAGGGGTTCCTTCGTAGAGGCCAGTACGCAGTTTGTTTGGCTCTGATGGTTGATGGAAAAGTCCAGGTCGGTGTTATAGGATGTCCTAATCTGCCATTACAAGTCGGTCAATCgtctgctcctgctgctggtgaagtgGCTGGTGAGAGTGGTAGCGAGGGTAATGGGGCTTTGTTTACTGCTGTTAGAGGTGAGGGTGCTTTTGTTAGTCCTCTGTTTagtgctgctactgaatcCAATACTAAACAGATCCATTTCAATGCCATTACTTCGACGGCCAATGCCACTTTCTGCGAATCTGTTGAATCGGGCCACAGTGCTCATGATACTCAAGCTGCTATTGCCAGTGCTTTAGGAATCACGAAACCGCCTGTCCGTATGGACTCGCAAGCCAAATACTGCAGTATTGCTCGTGGCGACGGTGATATCTACCTCCGTTTGCCTGTATCCAGCACTTATCAGGAGAAGATCTGGGACCATGCTGCTGGAAACGTTCTTGTTCACGAGGCCGGTGGCCGTGTCACTGATATGTTCGGTAAAGAGCTTGATTTCGGTGTCGGTCGCACTCTTCGCGATAATAAGGGTGTCATTGCCGCCAGCGCCGCGATCCACTCGGACGTCCTCAAAGCCGTGCACCAGGTTGTAAACAGTTCTAATTGA